One genomic region from Quercus robur chromosome 4, dhQueRobu3.1, whole genome shotgun sequence encodes:
- the LOC126723022 gene encoding transcription factor UNE10-like has protein sequence MSQCVPSWDFDENPRLSLRSNSNSTAPDVPMLDYELVELTWENGQLAMHRLDPPRGPVEPIPSTTSLTNYNTWDKPRASGSLESIVNQATLIPHHHHRNHNSNNHGQKPRSFDGGGGNDMVPWLHHRAAVATATSSATMTRDALVPCSNHTDDQTTTQGGLGGSGTHVVECSTRVGSCSGPVGGGTLTHDQDENVIIKHANKEARVAVPAAAVSAPEWSSRDQSTSGSATCGRDSQHVTLDTCERDLGVGFTSTSLCSMENTSPGKPCTKATTTSDDHDSVCHSKPQREAGDVQDKKKSSAKSSVSTKRSRAAAIHDKSEHKRRDKINQRMKTLQKLVPNSSKTDKALMLDEVIEYLKQLQAQVQMMSRMSMPPMMLPMAMQQQRQMSMMAPMGMGLGMGMDMNNINRSNITGISPVLHPTAFMPMTSWDAGSGDRIQATSPAVMADPFFTFPACQSQVLCISNKNKTQRAKSCKVLPLHFPLRRMDTKKFSDLRPDGNEQELHSYTKWLAVFGFMLGSLLIFLGWKYQSPDVSLFDIHGAIMLLLIIDVCIFTISMAVTILLNFKRIHLPFFKGVFLISGVLACDLILLMLAPPFGWFIITICASVMVLLLYRSHREILQRCQEILEPMWHCTFETFHGLCDWFQQSFQSIWTAPSQASNGSSMPTPNMKEKHVLGSENNV, from the exons ATGAGCCAGTGCGTTCCAAGCTGGGATTTCGATGAGAATCCCAGGCTTTCTCTTCGTTCTAACTCCAATTCCACTGCTCCTGATGTCCCcat GTTGGACTATGAACTAGTGGAGCTAACATGGGAAAACGGCCAGCTAGCCATGCACCGCTTAGATCCACCACGCGGGCCTGTCGAGCCCATACCTTCTACCACTTCTCTTACCAATTATAATACTTGGGACAAGCCACGCGCTAGTGGTTCCTTAGAATCAATCGTAAACCAGGCCACTCTGAtaccccaccaccaccaccgcaaCCATAACAGCAACAATCACGGCCAAAAACCCCGCTCTTTCGATGGCGGTGGAGGTAACGACATGGTCCCGTGGTTACACCACCGTGCAGCTGTGGCCACCGCCACCTCCTCGGCCACCATGACTAGGGATGCTTTAGTCCCTTGTTCCAACCACACCGACGACCAAACCACAACCCAAGGCGGCCTTGGTGGCAGTGGCACGCATGTAGTCGAGTGTTCTACACGCGTTGGGTCGTGTAGTGGCCCTGTTGGTGGTGGTACTCTGACGCATGATCAAGACGAGAATGTCATAATAAAACACGCTAACAAGGAGGCGCGTGTAGCAGTCCCCGCCGCCGCCGTGTCAGCACCAGAATGGAGCAGCAGAGACCAAAGCACCTCCGGCAGCGCCACGTGTGGGAGGGATAGTCAGCATGTTACACTTGACACGTGTGAGAGGGACTTGGGTGTGGGGTTCACTTCCACTTCACTGTGTTCCATGGAAAACACAAGCCCTGGCAAGCCTTGCACTAAGGCCACCACTACTAGTGATGACCATGATTCCGTTTGTCATAGCAAACCACAG AGGGAGGCAGGTGATGTGCAGGACAAAAAGAAGAGTTCAGCAAAATCCTCAGTTTCAACAAAACGGAGTAGGGCTGCTGCTATTCATGACAAATCTGAACAT AAAAGGAGAGATAAAATAAACCAAAGGATGAAGACACTGCAGAAGCTGGTCCCCAATTCGAGTAAG ACTGACAAGGCTTTAATGCTTGACGAAGTGATTGAATATCTGAAGCAATTGCAAGCTCAAGTCCAAATGATGAGCAGAATGAGTATGCCACCAATGATGTTACCAATGGCCATGCAACAACAACGACAGATGTCCATGATGGCACCAATGGGCATGGGACTTGGTATGGGGATGGACATGAACAATATCAATCGGTCCAACATCACTGGCATCTCTCCTGTTCTTCACCCTACTGCTTTCATGCCCATGACCTCATGGGATGCCGGCTCTGGTGACCGGATACAAGCTACTTCACCCGCGGTAATGGCAGACCCCTTTTTCACATTCCCCGCGTGCCAATCACAG GTACTCTGCATAAGCAATAAGAACAAAACACAGAGAGCAAAGAGCTGCAAAGTGCTACCACTTCATTTCCCCCTTAGAAGAATGGACACGAAGAAATTCTCTGATCTTCGCCCCGACGG aaatgaGCAAGAACTCCATTCATACACCAAATGGCTTGCTGTTTTTGGCTTTATGCTTGGATCTCTGCTTATCTTTCTTGGATGGAAGTATCAAAGCCCAGATGTATCTTTATTCGACATACATGGTGCAATCATGTTGCTCTTAATAATAGATGTATGTATCTTCACTATATCAATGGCAGTGACAATACTACTGAATTTCAAAAGAATCCATCTCCCCTTCTTCAAGGGCGTGTTTCTCATTTCTGGAGTTCTTGCCTGTGACTTAATTTTGTTGATGCTTGCTCCTCCTTTTGGGTGGTTCATCATCACTATATGTGCATCTGTTATGGTATTGTTACTTTATCGATCACACAGAGAGATTCTCCAACGCTGTCAAGAAATTCTTGAACCAATGTGGCACTGCACTTTTGAGACATTCCACGGTTTATGTGATTGGTTTCAACAGAGTTTCCAATCAATCTGGACAGCACCTTCCCAAGCATCCAATGGATCCTCAATGCCTACTCCCAACATGAAGGAGAAACATGTGTTGGGATCGGAAAATAATGTCTAG